The following coding sequences lie in one Phragmites australis chromosome 8, lpPhrAust1.1, whole genome shotgun sequence genomic window:
- the LOC133927781 gene encoding uncharacterized mitochondrial protein AtMg00810-like: MKDLGPLHRFLGVSVTRRNGGLFLSQRQYMLDILERAGMSDCKPCSTPIDTSAKVSSDGVPVPDATDYCALAGALQYLTFTRPDIAYAVQQVCLYMHDPREPHLALVKRILRYIHSTLDFGLQLYSSTVSSLTAYSDADWAGCPDTRRSTSGYAVFLGDNLISWSSKRQPTVSRSSTEAEYRAVANVVAEVTWLRQLLLELHCPVRQASVVYCDNLSAAYLSTNPVQHQRTKHIEIDLHFVRDKVATGAVRVLHVPTSSQYADIFTKGLPTSVFTEFRSSLNIRG; encoded by the coding sequence ATGAAGGACCTCGGCCCTCTTCACCGCTTCCTTGGCGTGTCTGTCACCAGGCGTAATGGTGGGCTGTTTCTCTCTCAGCGGCAGTATATGCTGGATATTCTGGAGCGAGCTGGTATGTCCGATTGCAAGCCCTGTTCTACCCCTATTGACACTTCTGCCAAGGTTTCTAGTGATGGCGTCCCCGTGCCTGATGCGACCGATTACTGCGCCCTTGCTGGCGCCCTGCAGTATCTCACTTTCACCCGACCCGACATTGCATATGCCGTTCAGCAAGTATGCCTCTATATGCATGACCCCCGCGAGCCTCATCTCGCTTTGGTGAAGCGGATCCTGCGCTATATCCACAGTACTCTAGACTTTGGCTTGCAGCTGTACTCCTCCACTGTGTCCTCCTTGACAGCTTATTCTGATGCTGACTGGGCGGGCTGTCCTGACACACGGCGCTCCACGTCCGGGTATGCTGTTTTCCTGGGTGATAATTTGATTTCTTGGTCTTCCAAGCGTCAGCCGACAGTCTCTCGTTCCAGTACCGAGGCAGAATACAGGGCGGTTGCTAATGTTGTTGCTGAGGTGACCTGGTTGCGCCaacttcttcttgagcttcacTGTCCTGTTCGCCAGGCGTCTGTTGTCTACTGCGACAACTTGAGCGCTGCTTATTTGTCGACAAACCCAGTTCAGCATCAGCGCACCAAGCATATTGAGATTGATCTTCACTTTGTTCGAGACAAAGTTGCTACTGGAGCTGTTCGAGTTCTCCACGTGCCTACTTCGTCTCAGTACgccgatatcttcaccaaggggCTGCCGACTTCTGTCTTCACTGAGTTTCGTTCCAGTCTCAATATTCGTGGCTGA
- the LOC133927780 gene encoding polyubiquitin-like: MDVTFETPGGLQFTVEVWYFATVREMKEAVCRREGIPVASQRLFFDGRELDDGRDATYYSILQGSRVLLLHDETPYPAASSASVRVIVDSLAVWRLIEIDLRASDTVARLKELLQERTGGLLRAARTALFFDREEMEDGKTLSEYDPPEYGMEVCAQMV; this comes from the coding sequence ATGGACGTGACTTTCGAGACGCCAGGGGGGTTGCAGTTCACGGTCGAGGTGTGGTACTTCGCGACGGTGCGGGAGATGAAGGAGGCGGTCTGCAGGCGCGAGGGCATCCCCGTGGCATCGCAGCGGCTCTTCTTCGACGGCCGCGAGCTCGACGACGGCCGCGACGCCACGTACTACTCCATCCTCCAGGGCTCacgcgtcctcctcctccacgacgAGACCCCCtaccccgccgcctcctccgccagcGTCCGAGTCATCGTCGACTCGCTGGCGGTATGGCGCCTCATCGAGATCGACCTCCGCGCCTCCGACACCGTGGCGCGCCTGAAGGAGCTCCTGCAGGAGCGCACCGGCGGCTTGCTGCGAGCGGCCAGGACGGCCCTGTTCTTCGAcagggaggagatggaggacgGCAAGACGCTCTCGGAGTACGACCCGCCGGAGTACGGGATGGAGGTCTGCGCCCAAATGGTTTAG